A genomic window from Sanguibacter antarcticus includes:
- a CDS encoding DUF4190 domain-containing protein — MTTVGSSGPQYRASPYPQPPGSPPSGPFAPAHPPASGPGARNGLAVAAAAVPVASPVVGGMLGMVLGAVALHQLRRARRAGVPQRGRALALTGIVLGALVTAAWVAATWYVVWAVQLSDRGEANADPADVAAPVEILFVDVNPGHCLDLPPFGAARVTVMPCDLPHDAELVAMIPVQLGPDGTYPGLGSMRREGSALCVATLAALPTTSASLFEPFALAPPEDVWNDDHHEVWCFATSRHGPVTGRIADDDVALAR; from the coding sequence ATGACCACTGTGGGTTCGTCAGGGCCGCAGTACCGCGCCTCGCCATACCCGCAGCCCCCCGGGAGCCCACCGAGCGGGCCCTTCGCACCCGCGCATCCTCCGGCCTCCGGCCCGGGAGCCCGCAACGGGCTGGCCGTCGCGGCCGCCGCCGTGCCCGTGGCGTCGCCGGTCGTCGGCGGGATGCTCGGCATGGTCCTGGGGGCCGTCGCCCTCCACCAGCTCCGCCGTGCACGACGAGCCGGCGTGCCGCAGCGCGGGAGAGCCCTCGCCCTCACGGGGATCGTCCTCGGCGCCCTCGTCACCGCCGCCTGGGTCGCCGCGACCTGGTACGTCGTGTGGGCGGTGCAGCTGAGCGACCGCGGCGAGGCGAACGCTGATCCCGCAGACGTCGCCGCGCCCGTGGAGATCCTCTTCGTCGACGTCAACCCTGGGCACTGCCTCGACCTTCCGCCCTTCGGTGCGGCTCGGGTGACGGTCATGCCGTGCGACCTCCCGCACGACGCCGAGCTGGTCGCGATGATCCCCGTCCAGCTCGGCCCCGACGGCACCTACCCCGGCCTCGGCTCGATGCGACGCGAAGGCAGCGCCCTGTGCGTCGCGACGCTCGCCGCCCTGCCGACGACGTCCGCCAGCCTCTTCGAGCCGTTCGCCCTCGCTCCGCCCGAAGACGTGTGGAACGACGACCACCACGAGGTCTGGTGCTTCGCGACGTCCCGGCACGGACCCGTCACCGGGCGGATCGCCGACGACGACGTCGCGCTCGCCAGGTGA
- a CDS encoding septum formation family protein: MPSPTPSPTPPATVPRAPSQPGYDPSTFHAPAWDGQAGGPSWGAQPAPERRSRALLVGLSGVVVLAVVAVGAYLAFFADRSVDLLDAEVGESVEAYAQQVVVGNCIESLPSDGAVGSVTVVPCDEAHQSQVIGARKYSTSTDFPGTDEVTSATAEKCTTGAIDAPDVDLSAITLSVWAPTEDSWSEGDRQGLCIASVPDTLDTSLLD, from the coding sequence ATGCCGTCTCCCACACCCTCTCCCACGCCTCCTGCCACGGTGCCGCGTGCTCCGTCGCAGCCCGGTTACGACCCGTCGACCTTCCACGCACCCGCATGGGACGGCCAGGCAGGTGGACCGTCGTGGGGCGCACAGCCCGCGCCGGAGCGGCGTTCGCGAGCGCTCCTCGTCGGTCTCTCCGGGGTCGTCGTGCTCGCCGTCGTCGCGGTCGGTGCGTACCTGGCGTTCTTCGCGGACCGGAGCGTGGACCTGCTCGACGCAGAGGTCGGCGAGAGCGTCGAGGCGTACGCCCAGCAGGTTGTCGTGGGGAACTGCATCGAGTCGCTCCCGAGCGACGGTGCGGTGGGCTCCGTCACGGTCGTGCCGTGCGACGAAGCCCACCAGTCACAGGTGATCGGTGCACGGAAGTACTCGACCAGCACCGACTTCCCGGGCACCGACGAGGTCACCTCGGCGACAGCCGAGAAGTGCACCACAGGGGCGATCGACGCGCCCGACGTCGACCTCTCGGCCATCACGCTCAGCGTGTGGGCACCGACCGAGGACTCGTGGAGCGAGGGCGACCGCCAGGGCCTGTGCATCGCGAGCGTCCCGGACACCCTGGACACGAGCCTTCTCGACTGA
- a CDS encoding glycoside hydrolase family 3 C-terminal domain-containing protein, which yields MPSSDHTDDATGPAAVFDVEQALALLSLEEKASLTSGRDFWTTTPIERAGVPSIMVTDGPHGLRKPVASADNPGIGDSVPATCFPTAVALASTWDTGLLHRVGEALGKETRANDVSVLLGPGINIKRSPLCGRNFEYFSEDPVVSGDLAAALVQGIQSQGVGTSLKHFAVNNQETDRMRVSADVDERTLREIYLAGFERVVTQAAPWTVMCSYNKINGTYASENRRLLTDVLRDEWGFDGVVVSDWGAVSNRATALAAGLDLEMPSSGDVTDAAVVAAVRAGDLDEAVLDAAVRRLLTLVQRAQPAAQSTSTYDAAAHHALAREAAADAAVLLKNDAVPSLVADQPDAPILPLRADDASGIAVLGEFARTPRYQGAGSSQVHPTRLDAPLDAVRAIAGADIPFAPAFVTDADPDEARDRALLEEAVEIARTAQTVLLFLGLPASYESEGFDRQHLDLPAEQLAVLRAVAAVNPRIVVVVANGAAVTVAGWEQDAPAILEAWLGGQAGGSAVADLLFGARTPSGRLTETIPLRLEDTPAFGSFPGELGHVRYGEGTLVGYRYYDTKDVAVSYPFGHGLSYTTFDYSTPTATVSGTGTDATVHVTVTVTNTGPVAGAEVVQVYVGDPRSQVQRPVRELKAFTKTTLQPGEPQELQLELGARDLSYWHTTLDRWVLEGGEFVVSVGSSSRDLRGAVSIDVVGESLAGTLTHSSTFAEWIDHPVGGPLMRAELARPETSGADADGALTLDDASMQMIDDMPARVIAGFDGMLFDREALDRLVAAAAAHA from the coding sequence ATGCCCAGCTCCGACCACACCGACGACGCCACCGGGCCCGCTGCGGTCTTCGACGTCGAGCAAGCTCTCGCCCTGCTCTCCCTCGAGGAGAAGGCATCGCTGACCTCAGGCCGTGACTTCTGGACCACCACGCCGATCGAGCGTGCTGGCGTCCCGTCGATCATGGTCACCGACGGACCCCACGGGCTGCGCAAGCCGGTCGCCTCCGCGGACAACCCCGGGATCGGCGACAGCGTCCCCGCCACCTGCTTCCCCACAGCGGTCGCCCTCGCCTCCACGTGGGACACCGGGCTCCTGCACCGTGTAGGCGAGGCTCTCGGCAAGGAGACCCGCGCCAACGACGTCTCCGTCCTGCTCGGCCCCGGCATCAACATCAAGCGGTCCCCCCTGTGCGGGCGCAACTTCGAGTACTTCTCCGAGGACCCCGTCGTCTCGGGCGACCTGGCTGCCGCGCTCGTCCAGGGCATCCAGAGCCAAGGAGTCGGCACCTCGCTCAAGCACTTCGCGGTGAACAACCAGGAGACGGACCGCATGCGCGTGTCCGCGGACGTCGACGAGCGCACGCTCCGCGAGATCTACCTCGCGGGGTTCGAGCGCGTCGTGACCCAGGCCGCGCCCTGGACCGTCATGTGCTCCTACAACAAGATCAACGGCACGTACGCGTCCGAGAACCGTCGGCTGCTCACTGACGTGCTGCGCGACGAGTGGGGCTTCGACGGCGTCGTCGTGTCCGACTGGGGCGCCGTGAGCAACCGTGCGACTGCCCTCGCCGCTGGTCTCGACCTCGAGATGCCCTCCTCGGGGGACGTCACCGACGCCGCGGTCGTCGCAGCCGTCCGCGCCGGGGATCTCGACGAAGCAGTCCTCGACGCGGCCGTCCGTCGGCTCCTGACGCTCGTGCAGCGTGCCCAGCCGGCTGCCCAGAGCACAAGCACCTACGACGCGGCCGCGCACCACGCCCTCGCCCGCGAGGCCGCCGCCGACGCTGCCGTGCTCCTGAAGAACGACGCGGTCCCGTCCCTCGTCGCAGACCAGCCCGACGCTCCGATCCTGCCCCTGCGCGCCGACGACGCCTCCGGCATCGCCGTCCTCGGGGAGTTCGCCCGCACCCCCCGCTACCAGGGCGCCGGCTCCTCGCAGGTCCACCCCACGCGCCTCGACGCACCGCTCGACGCCGTCCGCGCGATCGCCGGCGCGGACATCCCGTTCGCGCCGGCGTTCGTGACCGACGCCGACCCGGACGAGGCGCGCGACCGAGCGCTCCTCGAGGAGGCTGTGGAGATCGCACGCACCGCGCAGACGGTCCTGCTCTTCCTCGGCCTGCCCGCCTCCTACGAGTCCGAGGGCTTCGACCGTCAGCACCTCGACCTCCCCGCCGAGCAGCTCGCCGTCCTGCGTGCGGTGGCCGCGGTCAACCCACGCATCGTGGTCGTCGTCGCCAACGGGGCCGCGGTGACGGTCGCCGGGTGGGAGCAGGACGCACCCGCGATCCTCGAGGCGTGGCTCGGCGGCCAGGCTGGTGGCAGCGCCGTCGCCGACCTGCTGTTCGGGGCCCGCACACCGTCGGGACGGCTCACCGAGACCATCCCGCTGCGCCTCGAGGACACCCCCGCGTTCGGGTCGTTCCCCGGAGAGCTCGGGCACGTCCGCTACGGCGAAGGCACCCTCGTCGGCTACCGCTACTACGACACCAAGGACGTCGCGGTCTCCTACCCGTTCGGCCACGGGCTCTCCTACACGACCTTCGACTACTCGACCCCGACCGCCACGGTCTCAGGGACAGGGACCGACGCGACCGTCCACGTCACCGTGACCGTCACGAACACCGGACCGGTCGCCGGTGCCGAGGTCGTCCAGGTCTACGTGGGCGACCCGCGCTCCCAGGTCCAGCGTCCGGTCCGCGAGCTCAAGGCGTTCACCAAGACGACCCTGCAGCCGGGCGAGCCTCAGGAGCTGCAGCTCGAGCTCGGTGCGCGCGACCTGTCCTACTGGCACACGACGCTCGACCGGTGGGTGCTCGAGGGCGGCGAGTTCGTCGTCTCGGTCGGGTCGTCCTCCCGTGACCTCCGTGGCGCCGTGAGCATCGACGTCGTCGGCGAGAGCCTCGCGGGGACGCTCACGCACTCCTCGACGTTCGCCGAGTGGATCGACCACCCCGTCGGTGGTCCGCTCATGCGCGCCGAGCTGGCGCGGCCCGAGACGAGCGGCGCCGACGCCGACGGCGCCCTCACGCTCGACGACGCGTCGATGCAGATGATCGACGACATGCCCGCACGCGTCATCGCCGGGTTCGACGGGATGCTCTTCGACCGCGAGGCGCTCGACCGTCTCGTCGCTGCAGCCGCTGCGCACGCGTGA
- a CDS encoding alpha/beta hydrolase, which translates to MNDDQQPDEAHGGGPQSDGWHPDVLGDGWVARTLDLEPDAEGEVVATLVRRAGTPGARRAVLYVHGFVDYFFQTHLAEQVAAHGYDFYALDLRKYGRSLRDHQTPNYVPELADYAEELDRSAQIIRTDEGHTELVVLGHSTGGLVTSLWADARNRTAEHPVVDALVLNSPWFDLNESWFHRVVATRVIDLLGPLAPMAVVGRLQPHYGRALHTGTGGEWDYDLAWKPLDGFPVRAGWLRAIRRGHARVARGLAITCPVLVLTSAESGSAKTFHDALDTTDSVLDVEQTRARAQGLGTDVTVVRIYGGAHDLTLSPEPARSAFFAEMFAWLANRQA; encoded by the coding sequence GTGAACGATGACCAGCAGCCCGACGAGGCGCACGGCGGCGGACCGCAGAGCGACGGGTGGCACCCCGACGTCCTCGGCGACGGCTGGGTCGCACGGACGCTCGACCTCGAGCCGGACGCCGAGGGCGAGGTCGTGGCGACGCTGGTCCGGCGGGCCGGCACACCCGGCGCACGGCGGGCGGTGCTCTACGTGCACGGTTTCGTCGACTACTTCTTCCAGACCCACCTCGCGGAGCAGGTCGCCGCTCACGGCTACGACTTCTACGCGCTCGACCTCCGCAAGTATGGTCGCTCGCTCCGCGACCACCAGACGCCCAACTACGTGCCAGAGCTGGCCGACTACGCGGAGGAGCTCGACCGCTCCGCCCAGATCATCCGCACCGACGAGGGCCACACCGAGCTCGTGGTGCTCGGGCACTCGACCGGAGGCCTCGTCACGAGCCTGTGGGCGGACGCGCGCAACCGCACCGCTGAGCACCCCGTCGTCGACGCGCTCGTCCTCAACAGCCCGTGGTTCGACCTCAACGAGAGCTGGTTCCACCGGGTCGTCGCGACCCGGGTCATCGACCTCCTGGGACCGCTGGCGCCGATGGCGGTCGTCGGTCGCCTCCAGCCGCACTACGGGAGAGCCCTGCACACGGGCACCGGAGGAGAGTGGGACTACGACCTCGCATGGAAGCCGCTCGACGGCTTCCCTGTGCGCGCCGGATGGCTCCGCGCGATCCGTCGAGGACACGCCCGCGTCGCCCGCGGGCTCGCGATCACCTGCCCGGTCCTCGTCCTGACATCAGCCGAGTCCGGGAGCGCGAAGACGTTCCACGACGCTCTCGACACGACGGACAGCGTGCTCGACGTCGAGCAGACCAGGGCACGCGCCCAGGGCTTGGGGACCGATGTCACCGTCGTGCGG
- the clpB gene encoding ATP-dependent chaperone ClpB yields MDGNLTTLSQAALGDAIQTATAAGNPQVEPLHLLAALVAQSEGTTPGLLAEIGADAQAVGADVRRALVALPTVSGTAVTKPTVSAALSSVLQRARTEAATLDDEYLSTEHLLLGVAAAPSSAADILRRAGVTRDALATAIPVVRGDKRVTSPNPEGTYKALAQYGVDLTEAARDGKLDPVIGRDAEIRRVVQVLSRRTKNNPVLIGEPGVGKTAVVEGLAQRIVDGDVPDSLKGKRLISLDLAAMVAGAKYRGDFEERLKAVLEEIKGSDGEVVTFIDELHTVVGAGGSGDGSMDAGNMLKPMLARGELRLVGATTLDEYRERIEKDPALERRFQQVYVGEPSVEDTIAILRGLTSRYEAHHRVTISDAALVAAATLSDRYITGRQLPDKAIDLVDEAASRLRMEMDSSPVEIDTLRRAVTRLEMEELALDKSDDDGSKQRLTELQATLADRREELAALNARWESEKGGFNRVGELRKKKDELQSQQERAEREGDLETASRIRYGDLPSLERELADAERAERVEDAESSAEGRPPRLVGDRVDADEIAEVVAAWTGIPAGRLLQGESEKLLSMEDAIGQRLIGQKTAVSVVSDAVRRARAGVSDPDRPTGSFLFLGPTGVGKTELAKALADFLFDDEHAMVRIDMSEYSEKHSVARLVGAPPGYVGYEEGGQLTEAVRRRPYSVLLLDEVEKAHPEVFDILLQVLDDGRLTDGQGRTVDFRNVILVLTSNLGAQFLVDPLLDEAARRAAVMSTVREAFKPEFLNRLDEVVLFDALGLDELGRIVDIQVRELAGRLTGRRISLEVTPSAREWLAIEGFDPAYGARPLRRLVQREIGDKLARSILSGDVIDGSTVVVDRPAPGPEPTGEAAHLTLTVD; encoded by the coding sequence ATGGACGGAAATCTGACGACCCTCTCCCAGGCCGCCCTCGGCGATGCGATCCAGACGGCCACGGCCGCAGGCAACCCGCAGGTCGAACCACTCCACCTGCTCGCCGCCCTCGTGGCCCAGTCGGAAGGCACCACCCCGGGTCTGCTCGCCGAGATCGGGGCCGATGCCCAGGCGGTGGGGGCCGACGTCCGCCGCGCCCTCGTCGCGCTCCCCACCGTGAGCGGCACAGCGGTCACCAAGCCGACCGTCTCCGCCGCCCTGTCGTCGGTGCTCCAGCGCGCGCGCACCGAGGCTGCCACGCTCGACGACGAGTACCTCTCGACCGAGCACCTCCTCCTCGGCGTCGCCGCAGCCCCGTCGTCCGCTGCCGACATCCTGCGGCGCGCCGGAGTCACGCGCGACGCGCTCGCCACCGCGATCCCCGTCGTCCGCGGCGACAAGCGCGTCACCTCGCCGAACCCCGAGGGCACGTACAAGGCGCTCGCCCAGTACGGCGTCGACCTCACCGAGGCAGCGAGGGACGGCAAGCTCGACCCGGTCATCGGGCGTGACGCAGAGATCCGCAGGGTCGTGCAGGTCCTCTCCCGCCGGACCAAGAACAACCCCGTCCTCATCGGAGAGCCCGGCGTCGGCAAGACGGCCGTCGTCGAAGGGCTCGCCCAGCGGATCGTGGACGGCGACGTCCCCGACTCGCTCAAGGGCAAGCGGCTCATCTCCCTCGACCTCGCAGCGATGGTCGCGGGCGCGAAGTACCGCGGCGACTTCGAAGAGCGGCTCAAGGCCGTCCTCGAAGAGATCAAAGGATCCGACGGCGAGGTCGTCACCTTCATCGACGAGCTGCACACCGTCGTCGGCGCGGGCGGTAGCGGCGACGGATCGATGGATGCCGGGAACATGCTCAAGCCCATGCTCGCGCGCGGCGAGCTGCGGCTCGTCGGAGCGACCACGCTCGACGAGTACCGCGAGCGGATCGAGAAGGACCCCGCCCTCGAGCGTCGGTTCCAGCAGGTCTACGTCGGCGAACCGTCCGTCGAGGACACCATCGCCATCCTGCGCGGACTCACGTCCCGCTACGAGGCCCACCACCGCGTCACCATCTCGGACGCCGCGCTCGTCGCCGCCGCGACGCTCTCCGACCGCTACATCACCGGGCGCCAGCTCCCGGACAAGGCCATCGACCTCGTCGACGAGGCCGCGTCCCGCCTGCGCATGGAGATGGACTCCTCCCCGGTCGAGATCGACACGCTCCGCCGTGCAGTGACACGCCTCGAGATGGAAGAGCTCGCGCTCGACAAGTCCGACGACGACGGGTCGAAGCAGCGCCTCACCGAGCTGCAGGCCACCCTCGCCGACCGCCGCGAAGAGCTCGCCGCGCTCAACGCCCGGTGGGAGTCCGAGAAGGGCGGCTTCAACAGGGTCGGTGAGCTGCGCAAGAAGAAGGACGAGCTCCAGTCCCAGCAGGAGCGAGCCGAACGGGAAGGCGACCTCGAGACCGCCTCGCGCATCCGCTACGGAGACCTCCCCTCGCTCGAGCGCGAGCTCGCCGACGCGGAGCGCGCCGAGCGCGTCGAGGACGCCGAGTCCTCCGCCGAAGGGCGCCCGCCGCGGCTCGTCGGCGACCGGGTCGACGCGGACGAGATCGCCGAGGTCGTCGCCGCCTGGACCGGTATCCCGGCCGGACGGCTCCTGCAGGGCGAGAGCGAAAAGCTCCTCTCCATGGAAGACGCCATCGGGCAGCGGCTCATCGGTCAGAAGACCGCGGTCTCCGTCGTCTCGGACGCAGTCCGGCGCGCCCGAGCAGGAGTGTCCGACCCCGACCGCCCCACGGGCTCGTTCCTCTTTCTCGGCCCGACGGGCGTCGGTAAGACCGAGCTCGCGAAGGCGCTCGCAGACTTCCTCTTCGACGACGAGCACGCCATGGTGCGCATCGACATGTCGGAGTACTCCGAGAAGCACAGCGTCGCGCGGCTCGTCGGTGCCCCTCCCGGGTACGTCGGCTACGAGGAGGGCGGCCAGCTGACGGAGGCCGTCCGCCGTCGGCCGTACTCGGTCCTGCTCCTCGACGAGGTGGAGAAGGCGCACCCGGAGGTCTTCGACATCCTCCTCCAGGTGCTCGACGACGGACGTCTCACGGACGGCCAGGGCCGCACGGTCGACTTCCGCAACGTCATCCTCGTCCTCACGTCGAACCTCGGGGCGCAGTTTCTCGTCGACCCGTTGCTCGACGAGGCGGCGAGGCGGGCCGCCGTCATGTCGACGGTCCGCGAAGCCTTCAAGCCGGAGTTCCTCAACCGGCTCGACGAGGTCGTGCTCTTCGACGCGCTGGGCCTCGACGAGCTGGGTCGGATCGTCGACATCCAGGTCCGGGAGCTGGCAGGCCGGCTGACCGGTCGTCGGATCTCGCTCGAGGTGACGCCGTCGGCGCGCGAGTGGCTCGCGATCGAAGGGTTCGACCCGGCGTACGGTGCCCGCCCGCTGCGTCGCCTCGTCCAGCGCGAGATCGGGGACAAGCTGGCTCGGTCGATCCTCTCGGGCGACGTGATCGACGGCTCCACCGTGGTGGTGGACCGCCCCGCACCTGGGCCCGAGCCCACGGGCGAGGCCGCCCACCTCACGCTCACGGTCGACTGA
- a CDS encoding TetR/AcrR family transcriptional regulator: MSSKPAPDGRAPRSGGYAKGRATREVILDAATALFGELGYRSASLREIAARAGVSHPGLLHHFPTKESLLAAVLAHRDEVDGAAIEADRATGMDFFEALARVAERNAARPRIVELFCTLSAEATSAQHPAHAYFRRRYADLVSELTGELEQRSAAGRLRAGTSPGDGARTVVALMDGLQVQWLLEREGEGPQVDMAAVLRGYLSVLLG; this comes from the coding sequence GTGTCCAGCAAGCCCGCGCCCGACGGCCGAGCGCCTCGCTCAGGGGGCTACGCGAAGGGTCGCGCCACGCGCGAGGTGATCCTCGACGCAGCCACGGCACTGTTCGGCGAGCTCGGCTACCGGTCGGCGTCGTTGCGTGAGATCGCGGCTCGCGCCGGCGTCTCCCACCCGGGGCTGCTCCACCACTTCCCGACGAAGGAGTCGCTCCTCGCGGCTGTCCTGGCGCACCGCGACGAGGTTGACGGCGCCGCGATCGAGGCGGACCGCGCGACGGGGATGGACTTCTTCGAGGCGCTCGCCCGGGTCGCGGAGCGCAACGCCGCGCGGCCGCGGATCGTCGAGCTGTTCTGCACGCTCTCTGCCGAGGCCACGTCGGCTCAGCACCCTGCGCACGCGTACTTCCGGCGGCGCTACGCCGATCTCGTGAGCGAGCTGACGGGTGAGCTCGAGCAGCGCTCCGCCGCGGGGCGGCTGCGTGCAGGGACGTCGCCCGGCGACGGTGCGCGGACGGTCGTCGCACTGATGGACGGGTTGCAGGTGCAGTGGCTCCTGGAGCGCGAGGGCGAGGGCCCGCAGGTCGACATGGCTGCCGTCCTGCGGGGCTACCTCAGCGTCCTCCTCGGCTGA
- a CDS encoding LppM family (lipo)protein, producing the protein MSRRRLALAAGAALVVAAITGCGKVTAEVVVQDDASYDITFYMLGDDAEIATTGATPDQMAETLVSTLESTPGTDDWTFTTYSADGFSGVEAVGTGIAGDEATMFGTGLFESDDETVTFDFQYPMTLVVEGSGLTEEQGAAVTINMVVDFPGTVLEHNGALIDDHTIEWTATGDDDLDFTATSATSTADPSTTTEPAEEEITEPADDASDEVAAADEDSSDSDADEDGVNWLLWISATVAVLAIGALVAWFVVRGRGPRDPSGPGAPGHPGAQQPWGPYQPPA; encoded by the coding sequence ATGAGCAGAAGACGACTTGCACTAGCCGCAGGAGCCGCGCTCGTCGTCGCTGCGATCACCGGATGCGGGAAGGTCACCGCCGAGGTCGTCGTGCAGGACGACGCCTCCTACGACATCACCTTCTACATGCTCGGCGACGACGCGGAGATCGCGACGACCGGCGCCACCCCGGACCAGATGGCCGAGACGCTCGTCTCGACCCTCGAGAGCACTCCCGGCACGGACGACTGGACGTTCACCACCTACTCCGCCGACGGCTTCTCCGGCGTCGAGGCGGTCGGCACAGGCATCGCCGGCGACGAGGCGACGATGTTCGGCACCGGGCTCTTCGAGTCGGACGACGAGACGGTCACCTTCGACTTCCAGTACCCGATGACCCTCGTCGTGGAGGGCTCCGGCCTCACCGAAGAGCAGGGCGCTGCCGTCACCATCAACATGGTCGTCGACTTCCCCGGCACGGTCCTCGAGCACAACGGTGCGCTCATCGACGACCACACCATCGAGTGGACCGCCACGGGTGATGACGACCTCGACTTCACCGCGACCTCCGCGACGTCGACCGCCGACCCCAGCACGACGACCGAGCCCGCTGAGGAAGAGATCACCGAGCCCGCCGACGACGCGAGCGACGAGGTCGCCGCAGCAGACGAGGACTCTTCTGACAGCGACGCGGACGAGGACGGCGTCAACTGGCTCCTGTGGATCTCCGCCACGGTGGCCGTCCTCGCCATCGGTGCCCTCGTGGCGTGGTTCGTCGTGCGCGGCCGCGGGCCACGAGACCCCAGCGGACCGGGTGCGCCTGGACACCCCGGAGCACAGCAGCCGTGGGGACCGTACCAACCCCCTGCCTGA
- the thiC gene encoding phosphomethylpyrimidine synthase ThiC has product MNIVDDARASSAPSAEHRTVTTGPIAGSSKHYAEVPGAPGLTVPLRRVNLSNGEHLDLYDTSGPYTDDSPDAPPIDLLAGLPQPRHAWTRPAPAEGVSTQLAWAKAGIVTDEMRFVAAREGVDVELVRSEVARGRAVIPANRNHPEVEPMIIGKAFAVKINANIGNSAVTSSIEEEVEKMVWAARWGADTLMDLSTGKDIHETREWILRNSPIPVGTVPIYQALEKVKGDPAALTWEVYRDTVIEQCEQGVDYVTVHAGVLLRYIPLTAQRVTGIVSRGGAIMAAWCLAHHRESFLYTHFSELCDILRSYDVTFSLGDGLRPGSIADANDAAQFAELRTLGELTTIAKSHGVQVMIEGPGHVPMHKIVENVRLEEELCEEAPFYTLGPLATDIAPAYDHITSAIGAAMIAQAGTAMLCYVTPKEHLGLPDRDDVKTGVITYKIAAHAADLAKEHPRAQERDDALSRARFEFRWHDQFALSLDPDTARAFHDETLPAEPAKTAHFCSMCGPKFCSMRISADVRAYAEANGLTTVDAIEAGMAEKSKQFEENGSRVYLPVSPA; this is encoded by the coding sequence ATGAACATCGTCGACGACGCACGCGCGTCCTCAGCACCATCTGCAGAACACCGCACGGTGACCACCGGGCCCATCGCCGGCTCCTCCAAGCACTACGCGGAGGTCCCCGGCGCTCCTGGTCTGACCGTCCCGCTCCGCCGCGTGAACCTCAGCAACGGCGAGCACCTCGACCTCTACGACACGTCGGGCCCGTACACAGACGACTCTCCCGACGCGCCGCCGATCGATCTCCTCGCGGGCCTGCCCCAGCCGCGGCACGCATGGACCCGGCCGGCTCCCGCGGAGGGCGTGAGCACCCAGCTCGCGTGGGCGAAGGCAGGCATCGTCACCGACGAGATGCGGTTCGTCGCCGCCCGCGAGGGCGTGGATGTCGAGCTCGTCCGCTCGGAGGTCGCCCGCGGTCGGGCCGTCATCCCCGCGAACCGGAACCACCCCGAGGTCGAGCCGATGATCATCGGCAAGGCGTTCGCCGTGAAGATCAACGCGAACATCGGCAACTCCGCGGTGACGTCGAGCATCGAGGAAGAGGTCGAGAAGATGGTGTGGGCCGCCCGCTGGGGCGCCGACACCCTCATGGACCTCTCGACCGGCAAGGACATCCACGAGACGCGCGAGTGGATCCTGCGGAACTCGCCCATCCCCGTGGGGACGGTGCCGATCTACCAGGCCCTCGAGAAGGTCAAGGGCGACCCCGCGGCGCTCACCTGGGAGGTCTACCGCGACACCGTCATCGAGCAGTGCGAGCAGGGCGTCGACTATGTGACCGTGCACGCGGGCGTCCTCCTGCGGTACATCCCGCTCACGGCGCAGCGCGTCACCGGGATCGTCTCGCGCGGCGGCGCGATCATGGCGGCGTGGTGCCTCGCGCACCACCGGGAGTCGTTCCTCTACACGCACTTCAGCGAGCTCTGCGACATCCTGCGCAGCTACGACGTGACGTTCTCGCTCGGTGACGGTCTGCGCCCCGGCTCCATCGCGGACGCCAACGACGCGGCCCAGTTCGCGGAGCTCCGGACCCTCGGCGAGCTGACGACGATCGCCAAGTCCCACGGCGTCCAGGTGATGATCGAAGGACCGGGCCACGTGCCCATGCACAAGATCGTCGAGAACGTCCGGCTCGAGGAGGAGCTCTGCGAGGAGGCGCCCTTCTACACGCTCGGCCCGCTCGCCACCGACATCGCACCGGCGTACGACCACATCACGTCGGCCATCGGCGCAGCGATGATCGCGCAGGCCGGCACCGCGATGCTCTGCTACGTCACGCCCAAGGAGCACCTGGGCCTCCCCGACCGGGACGACGTCAAGACGGGCGTCATCACGTACAAGATCGCGGCGCACGCCGCCGACCTCGCCAAGGAGCACCCGCGTGCGCAGGAACGCGACGACGCGCTGTCCCGGGCGCGGTTCGAGTTCCGCTGGCACGACCAGTTCGCGCTGTCCCTCGACCCGGACACCGCGCGGGCCTTCCACGACGAGACGCTCCCGGCGGAACCAGCCAAGACGGCGCACTTCTGCTCGATGTGCGGCCCGAAATTCTGCTCGATGCGGATCTCCGCGGACGTCCGCGCCTATGCGGAGGCGAACGGCCTGACGACGGTCGACGCCATCGAGGCCGGCATGGCCGAGAAGTCGAAGCAGTTCGAGGAGAACGGCTCCCGCGTCTACCTGCCGGTCTCGCCGGCCTGA